DNA from Acidobacteriota bacterium:
TGGCGGAACGGGTGAAGGCCGCGGACTTCGTCGGCGAGATCGGCCTCGATTACAGGGACGCTCCGGATTCGGTGGACCAGCGCCGCCAGCGCGAGATCCTCGATCGACTGCTCGACGTGGCAGAGCGCGCGCGGCTTCCCGTCAACATGCACTCGCGGCGCGCCGACGGTGAGATCGTCGATATCGCCGCGGCCTTCACGGGGCGCACGGGGTTGCCGGCTCTGCTCCACTGGTTCACGCATTCGAGGAGACTCGCACGGCGGTGCGCCGACGCGGGCGTCTACATCTCCGCCGGACCTTCGATCCAGATCGACCCCACGCAGGCTCGCGTCGCCCGCGCGATCGATCCGGATCTCGTCCTCGTCGAGACCGACAGCCCCGTCGAGTACGCGGGGGTGCGGGCGTCGCCGGCGTGGGCGCAGCGGGTGGCGCAGGCCCTCGCAGCGGCGCGAGGGGAGAGCCCGGATCGCCTCCGCGAGAGGCTCTCGGCGAATCTCGGCCGGTACCTCGGCCGCGAGATCTCCCCCGTTCCGCCGGCCCCTACTCCCGACCCATCCGGACGAGGACGACCGCGTACTTGAGGTCCTCCGCCCCGAGCCCCATCGTGATCTGGAACGAGGGTTTGCCGATCCACGTGTCCTGCCCCCAGAACGCGGCGGGCCGTCCGGGGAAATGGGCGGCGGTCAGCGCCTTGACGTCCTCGAGGGTGTAGACGCGCCGGTGGAAAGGGTTGTCCGTGAGGTCGTTGAGAGGAATCGAGAAGACGAACCACTCGCGGCACGTTGCCGCCACCGAATCGAGGAAGGGGCCGGGATCGGCCAGGTGCTCGATCGTCTCGAACGAGACGACGACGTCGTACTCCTCGGTGATCGGCTCGCGTTCGAGGTCGAGTCGGTAGAATCGGTGCGGCGCCGTGAAGGTGTTGATGCGGCGCGCGTACGTGAGCGCCTCGTTGGACAGGTCGAGGCCGTGCACCTCGCGCGCCCCGGCCGAGAGGAGGGCGGTGCCATAGCCGGATCCGCACGCGGCGTCGAGGACTTTCTTGCCGAACGTCCACTCCATCGCGAAGACGTAGCGGGCGAGGTGGTCGCGGTACGTCGCGTAGTGCTCGCCGACGTCGGTCGGCACGATCCGCTCGCCCGTGTACCGGTAGCTCGACAGGACCTCGTCCTTCACCGATTGCCTCCTTCAGTAGCGGGGCCTCGGGTCCATGCGCCGGATCCATGATTCGATCCCGGGATGGGTCTTGCCGAGGGGCTGGTAGTCGGTCAGGATCCTGTGGAACAGTTCGCTGTCTTCGGGAACCGGCGGGTGGAGTGAGTAGCGGAGGAACGGGTAGGCGGCGCAATCGGCCGCGGAGAACTCGCCCATCAGGTGATCGCGCCCGTGCAGCATCCCCTCGAAGACTTCGAGCGCGTCGGTCATCGACTTTCCGAGGCGCGCGATGCGCGCGGCGTCGGGGTGCGGCTCGTTCATCTCCGCTTCCATGTCGTTGGGCGGCCGCTTCCAGACCCGGTTGAACCAGTCGATGAAGACGAGCATCTCGGCGCGGCGCGCCGGGTCCTTCGGGTACAGCGGCCTTTCCGGATACCGGTCCTCGAGCCAGCGGACGATCTCCATCGAGTCGAAGACGACCGTGCCGCCGTCGTCGATCACGGGGACGAGATCCTGGCCGCTGACCTTGCGGACGACGCTTCGATCCTTCGGATCGATCTCCACCGGATCGAAGGGGAGCCGCTTGTGGGCGAGGGCGAGCGCCACGCGCTCGGCGTTCGTGGAGTACCTGAATCGATAGAGACGGATCATCGTCATCCTCCTCGCCGCCCTCCTCCGCGAGGGCCGGATCGAAGCGGTAGGATACACGACGCTGGCGGATGGGGGGCTTCAGGGAGATGATCGTCGGCGAGATCGAATGCCGCACGCTCGTCAACAGGACGGGGGGATTCCTCTCCGGATTCACCCACACGATCAACCCGTACCACGGGTGCGCCTACGGGAGGACTCTGTGCGGCGTCCCCGACTACGCCCCCGAGATCGTCCGGGGCTTCGGCGAGACGCGCGCGTGGGGGACGTATCTCGACGCGAAGGTGAACGCGCCCGGGATCTACGCCGCCGATCACGATCGGATCCGTCGCTCCCCGGATCCGTCGCTCCGCATCTACATGAGCAGCGTGACCGACCCCTACCCACCTCACGAGATTCGGCTGCGGATCACGTCCCGGATCCTCGAGGCGATGCTCGACAGGCCCCCGGATCTGCTGGCGCTCCAGACCCACACGCCGAACCCGCTCTGGGACGAGGATCGGCTGGCCGCGCTCTCCGCGCGATGCGCCCTCTCGATCCAGATCAGCGTGGAGACCGACCGTGAGAGCTTTCCGCCCCCCTTCCCGAAGCACGCCTACCCCGTGGGAGAGCGCATCGCGGCCCTCGCCCGCCTGCGCCGGCGCGGGCTCCGGACCGTGGCCGTCGTCGCCCCGCTCTGGCCCATCGACGACCTCACGGCGTTCGACGTGCGGCTCGGCGAGGCGGCCGACTTCGTCGTTCTCGACCACTACCTGCTCGGCGACGGATCGAAGGACGGGATGCGGACCCGGCGCCGGCTGGCCCTCGCGGGCCGGACGTTTCCGGAGCTGCTCGTCGCCGCGGGATACGCGGAGTGGACCCGGGGCGAGGCGCTCGATCGCGTGCGCGACGCGTTCGTCGCGCGGCTCGGCGCGGAGCGCGTCGGCGTCTCGAAAGAAGGATTCCACCGCGCGGCGCACGGGCTCGTCGGGAACCGCTAGGGGCGCGCTCCGCTCTTTCCGGAGATCCACTCCTCCCACTGACCGAAGGCTTTCATCTGCTGGTCCAGCCGCGTCTCCTTCAGGAGCGCGTCGACCTCCGCGCGCGACTGCCGCCGGCCGGGCCGCTCCTTCGCTTCGGCGAGGCCGTAGACCAGCGCGGCGGCGATGGCGGCGCTCGCGCGCGCCTCGCGCGCGTTCAGGCGCTCGAAGACGTCCGATTCGGCGTGGTAGTCCGGAAGGTACGGGATGGGATCCTGATCCGCGACGAAGTTCGGGACCCCCGCGAGGAGGAAGTCGAAGTTGTCGGTGCCGTCGATCCCGTCGTGGCGGTGCGTGAACGGACCGAGCGCGGCGACCGGGGCGAGCGCCGCGTCGAGCGGCCGGCGCAGCTCGTCGCGTCCGTCGAGATAGAACCCGGAGGTGTGGCCCGAGCCGGTGTCGAAGACGATCGCGGCGACATGGCCGTCCATCTCGGCCCCGTGCCGCTTCACGTACCCGCTCGATCCGAAGAGACCCTGCTCCTCGCCCGAGAAGAGGACGAACCTCACGGTGCGGCGGGGAACGATGCCGAGCTCGCGGAATGCGCGCGCCACGTCGAGCACGAGCGCGGCGTTGACGCCGTTGTCCTCCTCGCCCGTTCCCAGGTCCCACGAGTCGAGGTGCGCGCCGAGGAGAACGATCTCGTCCGGCTTCTCCCGGCCGCGGATCTCCGCGACGACGTTCTTGGCCTCGTACGCGCCGCCCGTTCGATTGGCGAGATCGAGGCGCACTCTCGGGGGTTGTCCGCCTGGCTCCGCGAGCAGCCGCCCGAGGCGCTCCGCCCCCTCGCGCGAGACGATGGCCACCGGGAACGGCGCCATCTCGCCGTGGATGCTGATCGGGTGGCGGTAGAGGAGGCCTCGCGGACGCGTCGACTGCAGAAGGAGCGCCGCCATCCCCGCGCTCTTCGCCGCCGCGATCATCGGCGCGTTCTTCATGTACTCGGCGAACAGATCGTCGAACGTGCGCATCTCGGCGGATCGCACGAGGGCGATCGCCCCCCGGGCGCCGGCGCCGAGCTTCTCGAAATCGGCCGCGGTCCCCGCGCCCGCGTCGACCAGGGGCGCCTCGAGGCCTCCAGCAGGGGTGGAAGGTGCGTAGGGCGCGGCCGCGAGCCGGAACGGGAAGGCGACGGGCGCGACGCAGGCGGCCTCCGCCCGATCGCCGAGCCAGAGGCCCGGCACGGTGAAGGTCTCGAGGGTCACCGACTCGACGCCCGCGGCGCGGAACTTCGCGGCCGCCCAGTCCACGGCTCGATCCAGCGCGGGCGAGCCGGTGGGCCGTCCGCCGATCCGATCGCACAGCTCCCTCAGGTCATCGACGAGGGGCGTCTCGCCGAGCGCGCGCGCCACGAGAGCCCGCACCGCCGGATCTCCCGGGACGGGGGCCGCGGCGGCCACTGGAACGATGAGCGCGAGGGCGGCGAGCGCCGAGGCGATCGGCGTTCGCACGCGGAATCCGGACTCCTGTCTCGTCATGCTCTCCTCCATCAGTGGACCGTCCCGGTCCCGCTCACCGACGCCACGAGGCGATCGATCGCCTTCGCCATGCCCCGTTCGATCTTCGACGCCCGTTCCTCGCCGATCTCCCAGCCGATGCCGCGGACCGCCACGGCCCGCTGATTCGGTCCGAGCGAGAAGGCCTTCAGCTCGCAGACGCCGCCGATCTCGTCCCACGACAGCGCCACCTCGCGCCGCGTGACGGCGAGGACCCGGCCGCTCATCGTGCCTCCACCTCGGAGCTCGAGATGGTAGAGCGCCCCGGCCTCGCCGCGGATGGAGCCCGAGGCCGTGAGCCACTCACGAAGCCACGGCTCCTCGAGAAAATACGGCAGGAGCCCCTCGTACGCGAAGACCGCGGGCTGCATCGCGAAGAAGGCCGCCTTGGGTCGCCCGTAGTGCCTCTCGAGGTACTCCTTGAGGATGGCGAGCGCCATCTCCCAGCCCGAGAGAACTCCCTCGTGCTCCTCCTCGGTCGCCTCGCCCGCGCTGAACCCGGAGTTGACGATCGTGAGCGTCGTCTCGACATCGGAGCCGGCGATCAGCACTTCGAGGAAGAAAGGCCTGCGTCCCGGCGGCGAGCCGCGCAAGACGAGCCGCGAGGGAGGCGTGGCGACGAGCACCTCATACGGGAACCGGGCGCCGAATCTCTCGAAGATCCAGGTGAAGCTCCGGCCCGGCCGGACCTCTCCCTCGGTCCGGTCGGTGAACCACTGCGAGAGCTTCGCCGGGTCCGCCCACGCCGACCATACGCGGTCCGCGGGCGTCGGCGTCCGCATCTCCACGCGGATCACGCGCCCGGTGTGCTCGAACGCATCGCTTGCCGTCATCCTCTCCGCCGCCCCCTGCCATCTCCGTGGAGGGCTCATAATACGCGCTCGACGCGTGACAGGGAGGCCTCGATGAGGACGGTGACGGATCGAATCGGCTCTGCGATGCCGGTCGTGGGCCAGGGGACGTGGAAGATGGGGAGCGATGCCGGCCGGCGACGCGAGGAGATCGCCGCGCTGCGACTCGGATTCGATCTCGGGATGACGCTCGTCGACACCGCGGAGATGTACGGCGACGGAGCGGCCGAGGCGCTGGTCGCCGAGGCGATGGCCGGCCGGAGGGACGGCGTCTTCGTCGTGACGAAGGTTCTGCCCCGGAACGCGTCGCGCTCAGGGACGATCGCGGCCGCGGAGGCGAGCCTGAGGCGACTCGGGACGGATCGCATCGACCTCTACCTGCTTCACTGGAGGGGGACGTATCCCCTCGCCGGCACGATCGAGGCGTTCTCGCGACTCCGCGAAGCGGGAAAGATCCTTGGCTACGGCGTCAGCAACTTCGACGTCACGGACCTGGAAGAGGCGGAGGCGCTCGATGGAGGGGTGGCGGTCGCCGCGAACCAGGTCTACTACAACCTCAGGCACCGAGGCATCGAGCGCGGCCTCATCCCATGGTGCGTTGACCGGAAAGTGACCGTGATGGCGTACACCCCTCTCGACGATGGTCGTCTGGCCGGCTGCGGGACCGGTGGCGGCGCTGTCCAAGAGGTGGCGGCCCGTCACGGCGTCTCCGGCGCCACGGTCTGCCTCGCGTGGGCCATCCGGTGCGAAGGCGTCGTCGCGGTCGCGAAGGCCTCGCGTGCGGAGCATGTCCGGCAGAACGCCGCGGCGGCGGCCCTCGCGCTGACTCCCGAGGATCTCCGCGACCTCGACGCGGGATTCCCCGCGCCGGCGCGGGCGATCCCGCTCGAAACGGTCTGAATCCTCAATCAAAGGTCTTCGAGATCCCGAAGATGACGCCGCCGCGCGGCGCGAGCTGCGATTCGTTCACGCGCTCGACGACGGGGGCCTGTCCGAAGATGTAGAAGACCGTGCCAGGAGAGGCCACGAACCGGAGGCCGGGTGTGAAGTTCACGATCGCGGCGCCGGTAGACGCCACGTTCGACCCCAGGAACTCGTCGCGGCGCGTCCATCGCGAATCGAGCTGGAGCACCCACGTCGCCCTCTTTCCCGCGCGCCGATCGAATCCGACGTTGACGATCGCCTCGGCGCCCAGCCGGTACTCGAGCGCGTTCGCCCGGTTCCCTTGGTAGGAGCCCGAGACGAACCACTCGCCGGATCGGGGCGCCGGGTGGTACGCGTAGTAGATCGACGCGTTGAGCGCATACGCTCCCGTCCCCGGCTGGATCGTCGGCTCGTTGATCTCCCCCTCGCTGTCGAGGAGACGGTACGGGCCCGTCGGAAGCTTCACGGCCGCGCCGGCGACGAGGATCTGCTTCGGCCGGACGACGGCGGCGTACCTCGCGCCGATCCTCACGTCGCCGAAGCCGCTCGTGCCGTCGCCGTTCGTGAACGCCTCCGTCGCGGTGCCGACGTCGTTGACGTGCTCGTGACGCCGCTCGTTCAGGAACGGGATCGCGCCGAAGAGCGTGAGGCGTCCCGTCAGGCCGTAGTCGAGATCGAGTTGCATGAGGGTGTTCAGCGTCCGGATCTCGCGATGATGGTCGGGGACGATCGTGCCGTTCGAGAAGTCGATGGCCGGGGTGAGGACGTCCCCGGTCTCCCGGGAGCCGTCCAGGCCGCGGCTCTGGTCGACGTATCGGTAGGACAGATCGAACGTGAACGCCCCCTGGTCGTTGATCCCCTCGCGCGTTCCGGTGACGAGGAAGCAGTTCGCGGAGCCGCAGGTCGCGAGCGCCGGGGCGGCGCAGGCGACGGCGGCGAGGAGAACGAGCGGAACACGGGTGCGGACGGAGTGAGACATGCCGGTTTTCTCCAGTGAAGGATGGGTCGGTGATTCGGTGTCGTCGGGCCTGGAGTCAGGCGGCCGGTCGGGGAGGGTGCTCGTCGGGCGGGATGTCGTTCGCGGCGGCGTGCCAGCCGCGGCCGGAGACGGGATGACCCGAGATCGCAGGGGTGATGATTCCGGAGGGGCGGGGCATCAGCCCCTCGTGGACCGACACGGGGCCCGGTGCGCTTCCGTGTCCGCCGCAGCAGCCCGGGCGCATGGCGCACCCCCGGCTCACGGCGGCGGGTGCCCGGCAGCACGCGCCGTCGCATCCGCAGTCCGAGCCCCCGGCTGCGAAGAGGGGCGAGGCGGTGACGATCAGCAGAGCGAGAAGACATGAGGCGGCGAGAGAGCGCGACGGGTGACGTTGCGGTCGCCGCTGGAACACGTGGACTACCGGTTCCCTTTGGGCCGGATGTCCTTCTGCTGCCCGTGGCCGTGTGTCGATTCGTGGACCGCTCCGGAGGCGTCGCCCGACGACGAGAGGGTCTCGCCTTCCCCGAGGAGCTCCAGATGGCCGTCCTTGATGAGTTTCTGAATGGCCGGCTTTTCGACGGCGGCGTCGGCGATCTGTCCGGTTTTCATTGGACCGAGGTGCAGCGTCCTGCCCTGTGGCAGCGGGATCTTGAGCGGCGACTTCGTCTTGTTGCGGATGTTTTTCACGGTGATTCCTCCACGGCGCGCGGTTCCACTGTACCCCAGCGCATGGCGCCGCGCATCTCCCGTTCCGTCGTCGGCGCCGGCTCTACGCCGCGGGCTCTCCCGACACGCCGCCGGAGACGATGAAGCTCATGGCGGCGGTGCTGTCGACCCGGAGCGGCGTCGTGCGATCGCGTGGGACCACGACCAGATGTCCCGCAAAGTTGAAAGACGAGGGGAAGTACACCGCGACATGGTCGGGAAGATCAAACTCCTCGAGGCTCGTGCGCGTGACGAACCCGACGGCCCGGACGTCGCTGTTCGGGACGAGCGTGACGAGCACAGGACGATCGAATCGCTTTTTCTCTCCGACGAAGGCGCCGACGAGATCCTGGATCGAACGGTAGACGAGCCGGACGAGGGGGAGCCGGTGAAAGATGCGCTCGGCGAGACCGATGAGGTAGCTCATCAGGATGTTGCTCGCGACGAAGCCTGTCGCCGTGACGATTGCAAGGACCGCCAGGGCTCCCAGCCCGGGCATGCGGAACCCGAACCGTCCTTCCAGGTCGATGAGTCCGTCGACCCATCTGAACGCCGTGACGAGGGTGTAGAGCGTGACCGCCGCGGGCGCGACGATGAGGAGCCCACGAAAGAAATAGGTCGCGAACGACGCGAGGACGGAGCGGCGGGTCGTCGACATGGTCACCTCGTGCGCGCGATGCCGGCCGCGCTCCTGCTGGCCGTGCAGACACGCGCCCCAGCCTACCATCGAGGGGCCGGCGGCTCGGAGCCCCTCGTGCGCTGACGCCGCATCGCGAGATGATCTGGAAAAATCCGACAAAGCGAACCAGACGCAACCCGAGGTCTTTGCCCGAATCAGGTATTTCGAGCTCCACGCGAGAATCCCTTGAATTCCGCCGGAGACCGCAGTAAATATTGGCATCTCCCGCAAGGGATCTCCGGAGCGCCACCGTCGGTTCATCCGTCGCACGGTGGCCTGACCCGCTTCGGAGTCGAAAGCCGGAGCACCCCCTGCTGACTCCGGCACTTCGGCGAGATGGCGACGGGAGTCCGCCGCGTTGGAGTGCCTAGAAGCCCCGCAACCCACGACCATCGAGATCAAGAGAGTTCTGTCGCCGCCGGAGGCGCGCGTCTCGCTCCGCGCCCGGTCCACGTCCCCCGGCTGCGGGGAGTGTCGCCCGCCGGGAGCGCGTTAAGACATGCATGCCGTTGTGCAACACGACGTCAAACAGATTTCGACGAGGCCATCACCTTCACGAAAAGGGGGTTCATTGATGCGAAGAGGAGAATCGAGCTGTCGACGCGGAACGAAGTTGGGACGCGCGCTCGTCGCCGTCCTGCCGGCCGCGATGTTCTGCCTGCTGGCGCTGACGATCTCGGCGCCGACCTGGGCGCAGATTGACGGTCAGTGCGATCCGACCAAGATCGACTCGGGCTGCCCGAGCGACGGCAATCCGTGCACCAATGACGTCTGCGATCCGGCCACGCGCACGTGCCAGCACAACCCGCGCATCTGCCCCATCGACAATCCCTGCAACACGGCGACGTGCAATGTCTCGACCGGCTTCTGCGACTACACGCCGAAGTCGTGCCCGTCGCCCATCGACAACAAGTGCTCCGTCGGCTCGTGCGATCCCGCGAACGGCCAGTGCGCTTACCAGCCGGTGACGTGTGCCCAGGACGGGAACCTCTGCATGACCGAGACCTGCAACCCGGCCACCGGCACCTGCCAGTCGGGCGCGCCGGTCACCTGCCCATCTCCCATCGACAACAAGTGCTCGATCGGCTCATGCAATCCGTCGACGGGCACGTGCGTCTATCAGCCCGAGACGTGTGCCCAGGACGGGAACCTCTGCACGACGGAGACCTGCAACCCGG
Protein-coding regions in this window:
- a CDS encoding TatD family hydrolase; its protein translation is MTVGDAHCHLADLPEPDEAVAEARAAGVSVLLAVSMTPDDALLTLDLKRRHPGVVLAGVGLHPSRVPGLTDEQAAAELGLVAERVKAADFVGEIGLDYRDAPDSVDQRRQREILDRLLDVAERARLPVNMHSRRADGEIVDIAAAFTGRTGLPALLHWFTHSRRLARRCADAGVYISAGPSIQIDPTQARVARAIDPDLVLVETDSPVEYAGVRASPAWAQRVAQALAAARGESPDRLRERLSANLGRYLGREISPVPPAPTPDPSGRGRPRT
- a CDS encoding class I SAM-dependent methyltransferase, which produces MKDEVLSSYRYTGERIVPTDVGEHYATYRDHLARYVFAMEWTFGKKVLDAACGSGYGTALLSAGAREVHGLDLSNEALTYARRINTFTAPHRFYRLDLEREPITEEYDVVVSFETIEHLADPGPFLDSVAATCREWFVFSIPLNDLTDNPFHRRVYTLEDVKALTAAHFPGRPAAFWGQDTWIGKPSFQITMGLGAEDLKYAVVLVRMGRE
- a CDS encoding glutathione S-transferase family protein — its product is MIRLYRFRYSTNAERVALALAHKRLPFDPVEIDPKDRSVVRKVSGQDLVPVIDDGGTVVFDSMEIVRWLEDRYPERPLYPKDPARRAEMLVFIDWFNRVWKRPPNDMEAEMNEPHPDAARIARLGKSMTDALEVFEGMLHGRDHLMGEFSAADCAAYPFLRYSLHPPVPEDSELFHRILTDYQPLGKTHPGIESWIRRMDPRPRY
- a CDS encoding M28 family peptidase, yielding MTRQESGFRVRTPIASALAALALIVPVAAAAPVPGDPAVRALVARALGETPLVDDLRELCDRIGGRPTGSPALDRAVDWAAAKFRAAGVESVTLETFTVPGLWLGDRAEAACVAPVAFPFRLAAAPYAPSTPAGGLEAPLVDAGAGTAADFEKLGAGARGAIALVRSAEMRTFDDLFAEYMKNAPMIAAAKSAGMAALLLQSTRPRGLLYRHPISIHGEMAPFPVAIVSREGAERLGRLLAEPGGQPPRVRLDLANRTGGAYEAKNVVAEIRGREKPDEIVLLGAHLDSWDLGTGEEDNGVNAALVLDVARAFRELGIVPRRTVRFVLFSGEEQGLFGSSGYVKRHGAEMDGHVAAIVFDTGSGHTSGFYLDGRDELRRPLDAALAPVAALGPFTHRHDGIDGTDNFDFLLAGVPNFVADQDPIPYLPDYHAESDVFERLNAREARASAAIAAALVYGLAEAKERPGRRQSRAEVDALLKETRLDQQMKAFGQWEEWISGKSGARP
- a CDS encoding SRPBCC domain-containing protein, coding for MTASDAFEHTGRVIRVEMRTPTPADRVWSAWADPAKLSQWFTDRTEGEVRPGRSFTWIFERFGARFPYEVLVATPPSRLVLRGSPPGRRPFFLEVLIAGSDVETTLTIVNSGFSAGEATEEEHEGVLSGWEMALAILKEYLERHYGRPKAAFFAMQPAVFAYEGLLPYFLEEPWLREWLTASGSIRGEAGALYHLELRGGGTMSGRVLAVTRREVALSWDEIGGVCELKAFSLGPNQRAVAVRGIGWEIGEERASKIERGMAKAIDRLVASVSGTGTVH
- a CDS encoding aldo/keto reductase, which produces MRTVTDRIGSAMPVVGQGTWKMGSDAGRRREEIAALRLGFDLGMTLVDTAEMYGDGAAEALVAEAMAGRRDGVFVVTKVLPRNASRSGTIAAAEASLRRLGTDRIDLYLLHWRGTYPLAGTIEAFSRLREAGKILGYGVSNFDVTDLEEAEALDGGVAVAANQVYYNLRHRGIERGLIPWCVDRKVTVMAYTPLDDGRLAGCGTGGGAVQEVAARHGVSGATVCLAWAIRCEGVVAVAKASRAEHVRQNAAAAALALTPEDLRDLDAGFPAPARAIPLETV
- a CDS encoding DUF502 domain-containing protein, which encodes MSTTRRSVLASFATYFFRGLLIVAPAAVTLYTLVTAFRWVDGLIDLEGRFGFRMPGLGALAVLAIVTATGFVASNILMSYLIGLAERIFHRLPLVRLVYRSIQDLVGAFVGEKKRFDRPVLVTLVPNSDVRAVGFVTRTSLEEFDLPDHVAVYFPSSFNFAGHLVVVPRDRTTPLRVDSTAAMSFIVSGGVSGEPAA